A genomic window from Solanum stenotomum isolate F172 chromosome 10, ASM1918654v1, whole genome shotgun sequence includes:
- the LOC125841239 gene encoding protein decapping 5-like, whose product MANDSGINQPPSTAAAVVSPSPSSTPDSYIGSFISLTSKSEIRYEGVLDFLNTKDSSLGLKNVRSYGTEGRKKDGPQIPPNDKVFEFILFRGSDIKDLQVKSSPSPQVEESLDNDPAIIQSRYAGVSPSSSKLVSLNGGSFTEYGSYKGPASLNSVPPLHQSVNQTEYGASQATQSNMGSYVAPSYQQRYSEPASSHHASQHSLPPSASHVMMQDLKQAYPLQGPEHFTSAVLPKSVAPVPVVTTANSLSLTSRQSLAPQQLPMAPSTNIVSPLLSVTSSMPSYAYTPAFPQSSQTVGNSGAPIFSRIGSNASPLYPVSPVVDSSSGVFPQQPPRLLTPDQLSLPSFSGQLYLDQKNLGVLSSEPQNPSSSFTTSAVQAPLLPLPPAAKKLQSSSVFTEEFDFVAMNEKFNKDEVWGYLGKAKQTAKKMDSMDIALVNDNKGNEVDHGLDSNADPKPAYNKDDFFDNISRNTVARGGRNGQNRLSQRMRQDSETFGNHQQRPYANGGYGPGGYGPGHGGHRGAYGYGPGDGAHRGAYGYGWGRGYNNYGGRGRGGAHMRM is encoded by the exons ATGGCGAATGATTCCGGTATCAATCAACCGCCGTCGACAGCGGCGGCGGTGGTGTCACCATCGCCGTCATCTACGCCGGATTCGTATATCGGTAGTTTCATAAGTCTGACATCGAAGTCCGAGATTCGTTATGAAGGAGTGCTGGACTTTCTTAATACTAAGGACTCTTCCCTTGGCTTGAAGAACG TGAGATCATATGGAACTGAGGGGCGTAAGAAAGACGGTCCACAGATTCCTCCAAATGATAAAGTTTTTGAATTCATTTTGTTTCGTGGGAGTGATATTAAG GATTTGCAAGTAAAATCCTCGCCATCTCCTCAAGTGGAAGAATCATTGGATAATGATCCTGCAATTATTCAG TCACGCTATGCTGGAGTCTCCCCAAGCTCTTCAAAATTGGTGTCACTTAATGGTGGATCTTTTACAGAATATGGCTCTTACAAGGGACCTGCTTCCTTGAATAGTGTGCCACCTTTGCATCAATCGGTAAACCAGACTGAATATGGCGCTTCTCAGGCAACTCAATCCAACATGGGTTCTTATGTAGCTCCCTCTTACCAGCAAAGATACAGTGAACCCGCTAGCAGTCACCATGCTTCACAACATTCTCTTCCACCTTCTGCTTCACATGTGATGATGCAGGATTTGAAGCAGGCTTACCCACTCCAAGGCCCTGAACATTTCACTTCAGCTGTTCTACCAAAAAGCGTAGCTCCAGTGCCTGTGGTTACCACTGCAAATTCTTTATCTTTAACTAGCAGACAAAGTCTTGCACCACAGCAACTTCCTATGGCTCCCAGTACTAACATTGTATCTCCCTTATTATCTGTAACCTCTTCCATGCCTTCTTATGCATATACTCCTGCATTTCCCCAATCTAGTCAAACTGTGGGCAACTCTGGTGCTCCGATCTTTTCTAGAATAGGTTCTAATGCTTCACCCTTATATCCTGTATCCCCAGTTGTAGATTCCTCATCAGGTGTCTTTCCACAACAACCTCCCAGATTGCTAACTCCAGATCAGTTATCTCTACCTAGTTTTTCTGGGCAATTATATTTAGATCAGAAGAACCTTGGTGTTCTCAGCTCAGAACCTCAGAATCCCTCGTCATCATTTACTACTTCAGCAGTCCAAGCGCCATTGTTGCCACTGCCACCTGCTGCAAAGAAG TTGCAATCATCTTCAGTGTTTACcgaagagtttgattttgttgcAATGAATGAGAAGTTCAACAAAGATGAGGTGTGGGGTTATCTTGGAAAAGCAAAACAAACAGCTAAAAAGATGGACAGCATGGATATTGCTTTGGTCAATGATAACAAGGGGAATGAAGTAGATCATGGCTTGGATTCTAATGCTGATCCCAAA CCTGCCTATAATAAGGATGACTTCTTTGATAATATATCCCGCAATACAGTTGCTCGTGGAGGTAGGAATGGGCAGAATCGCCTTTCTCAGAGGATGAGGCAGGATAGTGAG ACTTTCGGTAACCATCAACAAAGGCCTTATGCGAATGGTGGCTATGGGCCTGGTGGCTATGGACCTGGACATGGTGGGCACCGTGGTGCATATGGCTATGGGCCTGGAGATGGTGCTCACCGTGGTGCATATGGCTATGGTTGGGGAAGGGGGTATAATAACTATGGCGGTAGGGGCCGTGGAGGAGCGCACATGAGGATGTAA